Within the Scomber scombrus chromosome 4, fScoSco1.1, whole genome shotgun sequence genome, the region GAGCCACTGGTAACTGACTTCTGTTGATAATTCTCACTTCAAACGTATCTTTTACGTATCACTTTCAATGTTATTTACAACGCACATGATACTTATACTGTTGTCCTTTTGCAGCTGGCTGCAGAGCCTCCTAAGCTGACGGAGTATCAGACCTACATCGACTTTGAACTGAAGGAGGGTGACCCACCCCGGGTCCAGATAACCTTCGAACGAGCTCTGGCCGAGAACTGCCTGGTACCAGACATGTGggcaaaatacaacacatatcTCGTGAGTATTGAGCTTGGTGGAGTCTATTATTGGCTCCCacttttttcatgtcattttctcCCAGCTTTACTGCTCTAAAACTAGATAATAAACAGATTCATCAAgatgataattattattattaatttttattttactcatcCTGTACGAGTAAAATAATTCCAGTAAAATGTTATCTAATCTTTATTGTATTGGAATTTGTCATCACACTAGCTATATCTTCTATTGAGAAAGTGGGTTTTAAACCTTCAGTTCATTATTTAGTAAATATTTAATAGAGGTGTATATTATACAGAAGCATTGTGTTACACTTGCAAGTATTACACTTTCAGTTTAAGATCATTTAACCTTGTTGTTGTCTGTTTTCTCTGGACTCTACAGGACCGTCAGCTGAAAATCAAAGACCTGGTTATTTCCACTCATGAACGTGCCGTCAGAAACTGCCCCTGGACCATGGGTTTGTGGAAGAGCTACCTGCTGGCTCTGGAGAGGCACGGGGCTGATCATCAAACTGTCTCAGGTAAGCAGTGTGATCTGTTAAAATGTTGGAGTGCCATATCTTAAATGTATTGGTGGAAATATCCCAGGCCATATTTTGTATATTGCATCTTGCTTGGTATTATCATGTAGTCTCTTTGTCTTCCTCACAGATGTTTTTGAAAAGGCACTGAATGCAGGTTTCATTCAAGCGACAGATTATGTGGAAATTTGGCAGGCATACCTTGACTACCTGAGGAGACGTGTGGATTTCAGCAAAGGTGAGAGCTTTTCTGTGCCTGAAGACAGAATTGATCTTTGTGTTTGGAAATTCATTGGATTCACACATTTTACTCTTGCTGATGGCATTCTCAATTTTTCAGAGTCCAGTAAAGAATTAGAGGAGTTACGAGGATCCTTCACTCGATCTCTGGACTACATGAAACAAGATGTTGAAGAAAGTAGGTGGATCCTCCTCTGAGTTACTTTTGTGTCggtgttcttgttttttttttttttttctttctcagttttACTCATTGTGTTGTGCTTCTGTAGGATTTGGCGAAAGTGGAGATCCTTCCTGTGTCATAATGCAGATCTGGGCAAAGATAGAGGTAAGCGTTGTTACTATGACGACCATTTTCAAGTGTTTGACTTATGCTGTGAATCATGTTTAACTCtgtgtttaaatctgtttcttgtttcttaattttatacatttattttgtgtttttttcaagaGATAGAGCAAAAATTCATGGTTGTGTAAAAACTGACCTGAATATGGCGTCACATGACAAAGACAATGAGCTCGTAAATATAAGAGCTTAAAGGACCGGTgagtaggatttagtggcatctacaGACCTACAGTGGCTACAAAACTTggaaggccctctctagagtcagtgtttggtttgtctgttctgggctactgtaggaACATGATGGGCTCTGttgaagaggacctgctccctttGTTAATATAAAAGGCTCTACTGTAAAGTAATGGTAACACAATGATTCTTGTTTTCAGTgattataaactaattaaaacacacttatattatattccatttctgacAAGTGTGtttcactagatgccactaaattccacacactgcaccttttaagTACATACAACTGCTCTATTTCTTGTTATATTTCCAAATGACCTTGAAACATAATGAGATTACTACTAAAGACGCATTGAGATGCATGTTAAAGGACTAAAGGTCCAGTTACTAAACAAAAGCAGCATAACTGTGACCATTTTTGTTAAATTTcacttttattaataattatgataattacaaacaaaaacattttcccatATGTTAtactttatttgatttatttcggACACATCTGCAGTTTTTTATCAATCATGAATGATAATGAACAtcttatcatttttttcttttcttttttcctaccGACCAGGCCCTCCACTGCAATAACATGCAAAAAGCCAGAGAACTGTGGGACATCATCATGACAAAAGGGAACGCCAAATACGCCAACATGTGGTTGGAGTACTATAACCTTGAAAGGTTTGTTAGTGCTTATCTTGATGGAAGAAAAAATTAGAATTTAAATGCTAATGTGTTTGTTAGCTATAACCATGTTTTATgcctgtatttattcattttttcctcaTCCTCAGATCGTACGGAGATGCTGTCCACTGTCGCAAAGCTCTTCACAGAGCAGTCCAGTGCACCTCAGACTACCCAGAGCACGTGTGTGAAGTCCTGCTCACCTTTGAGAGGGTGGAAGGTGAGTCCCCACATAAAGTAAACTTGAACAAAACAATCTATGAGATTTTCATGAATTACAGTTTTTCTGTCCATTCTGTGTCCTCACCTACAGGTTCTCTGGAGGACTGGGATGTGGCAGTGCAAAAGACAGAGACCCGGCTGAACAGGGTTAATGAGCAACGGGCAAAGGTAGGAGCACATATCAGCTTTGTACTGGGAAGGTGTATCATTTAGCTGCTGTTGGCTCATATAACCAGCTTCTGCCCATCTGTTAGGTGGCTGAGAAAGAAGCCAACCTGGCTCGCCAAGACGGAGACAGAGCTGAGCAACGGCGAAAGACCAAGGCAGAAAAGAAGGGTCAGAAAAAGGGTCATAAGGAGTTTCGACCCAGGGAGAAGAGGAAAGCAGAGCAGGATGATTATCACAATGAATGGAAAGAAGACTCAGGTATATAAAATACTTCATTTGAAGGATGTAACTATTTAGTTTtgagaaaaacataaatgtcaTATCATCAATAATGCATTTCctaatctctttctctctgtgacaCAACAAGCCCCCAAAAGgcacagaggaaacaaggaCCAAACTGCAGAAGAGTGtatggagacagagacaggactGTCTGGGAGGAATGCTCCCCCCGGCTATAAGCCTACTCCACCTAGCGTTAAAAAAGCCCAGGAGGCTGCCGCCCAGAAGCAAAACGACGACAAGCCTGAGCTCCGAAACGATAACAGCAGTGTGTTCATCAGTAATCTGGCATACACCCTGGAGGAGCCTGAGGAAAAACTCAGGACGCTGTTTGAGCCCTGTGGCCCTATTAATCAGATTCGCCCCATCTTCAGCAACAAAGGGGGCTTCAAAGGCTACTGCTACGTACAGTTTGAAGCCCCGGTGTCAGTCCCTGAAGCCCTGAAGCTGGATAGACGAGAGGTGGAGGGCAGGCCCATGTTTGTGTCACCATGtgtagacaaaaacaaaaaccctgaCTTTAAGGTAATATGGacacaaattgtttttttttttgtttttttttaacgtgCAATACCACTGACCACTTCACATGTGTCCTATAGGTGTTCAAATACAACACATCTATTGAGAAACAGAAAATCTTCATCTCTGGTCTGCCATTCTCCTGCACTAAGGAACAACTGGAGGAAATAAGCAAAAAATATGGCACCGTTGTAGAAGTTCGTCTGGTCACGTATCGCTCAGGAAAACCCAAGGTGAGACTTAAGGTGTCCTATAGTGTCCAGATGTTCAGCTAAAAATAGTCATCTTAATTACGCTAATCATCACCGCAAAGTCTGGGTCCAGAATCTGTTATTGATGTATTAACCATCTCTTGCTTTGCGGCTCTGCAGGGTCTGGCATATGTTGAGTTTGCAGATGAAACTCAGGCTTCTCAGGCAGTACTGAAAATGGATGGTATGGAGATAGAGGGCAACAAAATCTCTGTTGCTATAAGTAACCCTCCTCGCAGGAACATGATGGATAAACCTGGTTCCAGCAGACCCATGACAGACCTGATGCCTCGACAGGTCTATGGCTCGTAAGTTTGCACTGTAGTATCATACCAGCTGAAAAGTTGTCTCACCCAAgggaaataaaagaataaaatatttatttttttttgttgttttttccctcaGGAGGGGTAGAGGACGCACCCAGCTCTCATTACTCCCTCGTTCCCTGCATCGACAAAGTGCTCCTGTAAGCAAAGTGGAGAACGGGAATGCAGCAACAGCAGTGAACACAGCCGGAGAAGCAAAGCCTTTGTCAAATTCAGACTTTGCCAGGATGATTCTCAATAAGTGAAAGGATGAGCGAGAGAATCCCGACCGCCCTCACACTGAAAGCCATCTTGTGTCCTTACAAATTAGTGTTGGTGATTCTTCTGTACTCGGTTACCGGACTTCCCTTTAATCTCAGTCTTGTTCTCATCATCCGTTCTGCGAGATTGCCTTAATCGCAGAGCTCCTGCCCTCCGTCACAAAATCTTTTTCAACCAACATCACAGTGACTTTTGACCGGTGTGAAAGatagtttttgttgttgctgctgctgggtgGTTTTGAAGGTGGCTGGCAGGCTATTTTATaaaaagtgtataatattggtGTGTAAATATATTGTATCTAAATTGTTGGCCTCATGTTGCAAAGTGTCTTCTTTTGTGGTTAAATGTGAAGGGATATGACAGAGGCTTATGGgagagtatttttttaaatattcaaaacagCCAAACTTGAGTGTTGTTTAAGAAGGTATATACAAACACTCAGATGTGGTGTAATATagttggtgtgtgtatgtgtgcgagtgtgtgtgtgtgtgtgtgtacataaatTGGATGTGCTACAgtgataaaaaaagacattcttcaaatgttttaggaaacattttgggatttttgttgTGCAACTTATCTTTACCTCTGAGGACTAAACTAACAATGACTCTATACAGcaatgtatttagttttttacacaACACCATCTCTGAGTTAACATTAGCTGTTAACGGTGTTATGGTTCTATGGAGTACCTCCAGTGTGTCCAGCAAGATAATATTAGTTGTCTACTTGTCTGTAGGGAAGTTATCACTTTGCTCTATATAACAACTGCCCTATGTGTTAATGCTTGATGTGGAGTTAAAGATTATTTACAGAGGTTCTCTAAGTAAACTGTCATGATTTATGTTACTTATTACTTGTAACGGTTAATGTAACCTTTCAAATTAGGGGACAAACATCCATCAAATCACCACATTGTTTTAGATATCATTCTGTTTCATTTGGTGGGCATAGAGAAAGAGATTCAGACCATATTCCCTTCACACTAAGAACGCACAGATCTTATTGGCTGCCTTGGTGGCTGGACATCTGCTTTTATCTGtgctttaatttgatttacATAAAGTGATTTGAGCACGAAAACATGTGCTCAACACTCCTTAAGATGGTTTAAAGCTAAATGATTTAACTTTTGACTACAAGTGTTACATTTAAGAAGGTGGTTTAACAGTATTACAAATAGTGACTCTGTAATGTCAGTTACACCACAGCATCTACCTAAAGttggctaacattagccaccacACTGGTCAGACGAGCAGCAGCAAAACTATTGTGTACTAAACTGTACAAaggttcatttttatttctcatgaaTTCATCTTGTTCataagaaaacagttttttttcttctttcaaaaacTTGCATAGTCTCACTTTAAGGTGTCAATAAGATGCTTGAGCTCAGACACTCAGAGaaatagacagaaaaaacactgaaaatgaatcCTTAACTCCTTTACAAACTGACACCCAAGTAGTTTTATAAATGTGCTTTCTTCATGCGTGTTCAGTAGAGTTGATCTCACTGAATTAACTTCAGTCATTAGGCGGACCAGTTAGCTGACATATCCCAAGTATTCTGGGAAATTAGGCTATTTCTATCATGTACATGTATTAAGTTCTGCAGCTCCTTCACTACAAGAGAGAATCTATGCAGTTTTTCCATCTCATGTGTGGTGTTGATTAGATTTAGTATAGCAGTTCACACTTCACTTGTATAGTCTGGATAAGTTTGTGTACATAGTGTTCAGTGTTAAAAGGTCACCATAGTTTGTAACAAATGTATACGTTTTCAAAACAGATGGAATACAAGCTATATGTATTACTCTCACCACAGTGGcctaatctaaaaaaaaaaaatctaaatatgttGGTCTCTAAAAGTCACCTCCTGTTTCATGTGAAATACTCCaatgtgctgtgtttttcttttgttccatTTATGCAGTCAGCTTCAGTTTGGTAGAGAGGTGAATAATAAatggctgttttgttttgtttgttgaatcacaatatttattttcttgcttgTTTCCTTATCCAGCCTTTCAtactttgtgttttggagtactgttaaaaaaaagtcatgccATGTTCTTATTTTCCTGGTCTAAAActtgttttaataaatacatgtaaatgaaCTTTAATCCCACTTATGACTCTGACAGCTTTGATTTTTCCAGACAAGTTTATGACCTCAAGACACACTGAAAGTTAATAgaacacttttattttaaaataaaataaataatcaaataccagaaagtgctttacagtgtTATGACACGTCTCCTTTATCCCAAAGTTCAACTGAAAGCCCACATTACCCACCCCTGTACACAATGTCATGAGTAGAATCACTGAAGAATTGAAGTCAAACATGATACGAAAGCTTTACATCACCAGCAGTCAAAACTTCAGATTTGATTCTGATGCAGTTAGAATATGGTTGAATACTGAAAGTGGGAAACTGGTTTCATGTTCTATGATAGCAAACCCAAGTTCGGCAAAACCAGATTTCTATTAAAGAGGATTTAGCAGGTAAGAGGTGGAAAGTGTTCTTGCAGCAGGAGTTGAGAGTAAGGCCGAGTAACAAGGCAATTCAACTAAAGTACGGTTGCCATTAAAGAGTCTTTAAATTTGTGAAAAACTTGCTCCCTCGTGCTTCCTTTTTCCACTCCATCTCCAAATCAGTTGTGGACTGGGATAGTCTGTTTGCAGTTAGGACAGGCCTGGTCCTGTCCGGCTCCCGGCAACCCCACAGCGTGCTCTGTTGTAGAAATCAACAAAGTGTCCAAAGTCATCTCTGTACATTTGGCTATAAAGCGGATGAAAGGACGTACATCTCCCTCATTGGCTGTGTCCAGAGCTGCGTAGTATTCAGCCCTTTGTTCTTTCCGAATAGTGATGGGCGGGTATCGCGCCTGCATGAGCACAAGGTTCATTAGCAGCCGTGATGTGCGTCCGTTGCCGTCTACAAACGGGTGCACATACACCAGTTTGT harbors:
- the sart3 gene encoding squamous cell carcinoma antigen recognized by T-cells 3, which codes for MAASSNAEQTQLQDMEEENAGMEEREMESDDDEEGMGVEHSDEEEEDDSSEDEKENEAEIQRLEEQLSINAFDYNCHVDLIKLLKQEGELIRLRKARQKMSELFPLTEEIWLDWLKDEIRLTEEEPNREKVYELFEKAIKDYICPDIWLEYAQYSIGGMGSPGGIEKVRSIFERALTAVGLHMTKGQTVWEAYREFENAILSTVQPPPGRIPSREEQELLNTQLERIHTLFRRQLAIPLMDMEATYAEYEEWSDQGVAETVVHQYKKALQQMEKCKALEEPLLAAEPPKLTEYQTYIDFELKEGDPPRVQITFERALAENCLVPDMWAKYNTYLDRQLKIKDLVISTHERAVRNCPWTMGLWKSYLLALERHGADHQTVSDVFEKALNAGFIQATDYVEIWQAYLDYLRRRVDFSKESSKELEELRGSFTRSLDYMKQDVEERFGESGDPSCVIMQIWAKIEALHCNNMQKARELWDIIMTKGNAKYANMWLEYYNLERSYGDAVHCRKALHRAVQCTSDYPEHVCEVLLTFERVEGSLEDWDVAVQKTETRLNRVNEQRAKVAEKEANLARQDGDRAEQRRKTKAEKKGQKKGHKEFRPREKRKAEQDDYHNEWKEDSAPKRHRGNKDQTAEECMETETGLSGRNAPPGYKPTPPSVKKAQEAAAQKQNDDKPELRNDNSSVFISNLAYTLEEPEEKLRTLFEPCGPINQIRPIFSNKGGFKGYCYVQFEAPVSVPEALKLDRREVEGRPMFVSPCVDKNKNPDFKVFKYNTSIEKQKIFISGLPFSCTKEQLEEISKKYGTVVEVRLVTYRSGKPKGLAYVEFADETQASQAVLKMDGMEIEGNKISVAISNPPRRNMMDKPGSSRPMTDLMPRQVYGSRGRGRTQLSLLPRSLHRQSAPVSKVENGNAATAVNTAGEAKPLSNSDFARMILNK